From a region of the Acanthochromis polyacanthus isolate Apoly-LR-REF ecotype Palm Island chromosome 3, KAUST_Apoly_ChrSc, whole genome shotgun sequence genome:
- the snapin gene encoding SNARE-associated protein Snapin: MAAAALVEPTSGKDAVAEGLLNLLKPAIQQLDLHVHSVRESQVELREHIDNLATELCRINEHQKVTLDLDPYVKKLLNARRRVVLVNNILQNAQERLRRLNHNVAKETARRKTMLETSGVFTSRSPSKP, translated from the exons ATGGCTGCCGCGGCTCTAGTCGAACCCACTTCAGGTAAAGACGCTGTTGCCGAAGGGCTGCTCAATCTCCTAAAACCAGCAATTCAGCAGCTCGACTTGCATGTACATTCAGTCAG AGAAAGCCAGGTTGAATTAAGAGAACATATAGACAATTTGGCTACAG AGTTATGCAGGATAAATGAACATCAGAAGGTGACTCTAGATCTGGACCCTTATGTAAAGAAGCTGCTGAACGCAAGGCGGAGAGTAGTTCTAGTAAACAACATACTGCAGAATGCTCAG GAACGTCTGAGGCGACTCAATCACAATGTGGCCAAAGAGACAGCACGAAGAAAGACCATGCTGGAGACATCAGGGGTGTTCACCTCTCGCTCCCCGAGCAAACCTTGA
- the chtopa gene encoding chromatin target of PRMT1a isoform X1, giving the protein MSAASSQKVVLKSTTKVSLNERFTNMLKNKQPTAVSIRATMQQQHLASARNRRLAQQMENRPSVQAALNHKQSLKQRLGKSNIQARLGRPIGALMRGGPAGGRGGMRGMTRGGLRGRARGGIMRGALSLRGKRVSTGGPMRGRSSAGRLPMRRGGRHRGGPAGRGGAMSRGVARGGIARGRGGLRGRGGFAGRGGRGRGRGRGVGRPTVTREQLDNQLDAYMSKTKGHLDAELDAYMAQTDPDSME; this is encoded by the exons ATGAGTGCAGCCTCCTCGCAAAAAGTTGTCCTGAAAAGCACCACCAAAGTGTCCCTAAATGAGCG CTTCACTAACATGCTGAAGAACAAGCAGCCCACTGCGGTAAGCATTCGAGCCACCATGCAACAGCAGCATTTAGCCAGTGCCCGCAATCGCCGACTGGCCCAACAGATGGAGAACCGGCCCTCGGTCCAAGCTGCTTTGAATCACAAGCAG AGCTTGAAGCAGCGCCTGGGAAAGAGTAACATCCAAGCCAGGCTGGGCCGGCCTATTGGGGCTCTGATGCGTGGAGGACCTgctggaggcagaggaggaatgAGGGGAATGACCAGGGGAGGCCTCCGAGGACGAGCCAGAGGAGGAATAATGAGGGGAGCTTTGTCTCTGAGAG GGAAGCGGGTGTCTACAGGTGGCCCCATGCGAGGCCGTAGCTCTGCTGGCCGTTTGCCAATGCGTAGAGGAGGCCGCCATCGTGGAGGACCTgctggaagaggaggagctATGTCCCGAGGAGTAGCTCGAGGAGGAATTGCCAGAG GCCGTGGTGGACTACGCGGGCGTGGTGGTTTCGCTGGTCGAGGTGGACGTGGACGCGGGCGGGGCCGAGGTGTAGGCCGACCAACTGTTACACGTGAACAACTGGACAACCAATTGGACGCCTACATGTCAAAGACCAAGGGTCACTTGGATGCCGAACTGGATGCCTACATGGCCCAGACAGACCCAGACAGTATGGAGTGA
- the chtopa gene encoding chromatin target of PRMT1a isoform X2, whose amino-acid sequence MLKNKQPTAVSIRATMQQQHLASARNRRLAQQMENRPSVQAALNHKQSLKQRLGKSNIQARLGRPIGALMRGGPAGGRGGMRGMTRGGLRGRARGGIMRGALSLRGKRVSTGGPMRGRSSAGRLPMRRGGRHRGGPAGRGGAMSRGVARGGIARGRGGLRGRGGFAGRGGRGRGRGRGVGRPTVTREQLDNQLDAYMSKTKGHLDAELDAYMAQTDPDSME is encoded by the exons ATGCTGAAGAACAAGCAGCCCACTGCGGTAAGCATTCGAGCCACCATGCAACAGCAGCATTTAGCCAGTGCCCGCAATCGCCGACTGGCCCAACAGATGGAGAACCGGCCCTCGGTCCAAGCTGCTTTGAATCACAAGCAG AGCTTGAAGCAGCGCCTGGGAAAGAGTAACATCCAAGCCAGGCTGGGCCGGCCTATTGGGGCTCTGATGCGTGGAGGACCTgctggaggcagaggaggaatgAGGGGAATGACCAGGGGAGGCCTCCGAGGACGAGCCAGAGGAGGAATAATGAGGGGAGCTTTGTCTCTGAGAG GGAAGCGGGTGTCTACAGGTGGCCCCATGCGAGGCCGTAGCTCTGCTGGCCGTTTGCCAATGCGTAGAGGAGGCCGCCATCGTGGAGGACCTgctggaagaggaggagctATGTCCCGAGGAGTAGCTCGAGGAGGAATTGCCAGAG GCCGTGGTGGACTACGCGGGCGTGGTGGTTTCGCTGGTCGAGGTGGACGTGGACGCGGGCGGGGCCGAGGTGTAGGCCGACCAACTGTTACACGTGAACAACTGGACAACCAATTGGACGCCTACATGTCAAAGACCAAGGGTCACTTGGATGCCGAACTGGATGCCTACATGGCCCAGACAGACCCAGACAGTATGGAGTGA